In Musa acuminata AAA Group cultivar baxijiao chromosome BXJ3-9, Cavendish_Baxijiao_AAA, whole genome shotgun sequence, a single genomic region encodes these proteins:
- the LOC103998935 gene encoding probable ubiquitin-conjugating enzyme E2 16 isoform X2 gives MTSSSGPSRKSLSKIACNRLQKELAEWQVSPPAGFKHKVTDNLQRWVIEVVGAPGTLYANETYQLQVIFLHPAPLHPHIYSNGHICLDILYDSWSPAMTVSSVCISILSMLSSSAVKQRPADNDRYVKNCRNGKSPKEIRWWFHDDKV, from the exons ATGACCAGTTCTTCGGGTCCTTCTCGCAAG TCTCTGAGCAAGATCGCGTGCAACAGGCTCCAGAAGGAACTGGCGGAGTGGCAGGTGAGCCCTCCGGCCGGCTTCAAGCACAAGGTCACCGATAACCTCCAAAG ATGGGTCATTGAAGTGGTTGGGGCGCCGGGGACTCTGTATGCGAATGAGACGTACCAGCTTCAG GTCATATTTCTTCATCCTGCGCCTCTTCATCCGCACATCTATAGCAACGGCCATATCTGTTTAG ATATACTATACGATTCTTGGTCGCCAGCAATGACTGTCAGCTCGGTTTGCATCAGCATTCTGTCCATGTTATCAAGCTCAGCTGTTAAG CAACGTCCTGCTGATAACGACCGCTACGTGAAGAACTGCAGGAATGGTAAGTCTCCAAAGGAGATTAGATGGTGGTTCCATGATGACAAAGTATGA
- the LOC103998935 gene encoding probable ubiquitin-conjugating enzyme E2 16 isoform X1, whose protein sequence is MTSSSGPSRKSLSKIACNRLQKELAEWQVSPPAGFKHKVTDNLQRWVIEVVGAPGTLYANETYQLQVDFPEHYPMEAPQVIFLHPAPLHPHIYSNGHICLDILYDSWSPAMTVSSVCISILSMLSSSAVKQRPADNDRYVKNCRNGKSPKEIRWWFHDDKV, encoded by the exons ATGACCAGTTCTTCGGGTCCTTCTCGCAAG TCTCTGAGCAAGATCGCGTGCAACAGGCTCCAGAAGGAACTGGCGGAGTGGCAGGTGAGCCCTCCGGCCGGCTTCAAGCACAAGGTCACCGATAACCTCCAAAG ATGGGTCATTGAAGTGGTTGGGGCGCCGGGGACTCTGTATGCGAATGAGACGTACCAGCTTCAGGTCGATTTTCCGGAGCATTACCCCATGGAAGCCCCTCAA GTCATATTTCTTCATCCTGCGCCTCTTCATCCGCACATCTATAGCAACGGCCATATCTGTTTAG ATATACTATACGATTCTTGGTCGCCAGCAATGACTGTCAGCTCGGTTTGCATCAGCATTCTGTCCATGTTATCAAGCTCAGCTGTTAAG CAACGTCCTGCTGATAACGACCGCTACGTGAAGAACTGCAGGAATGGTAAGTCTCCAAAGGAGATTAGATGGTGGTTCCATGATGACAAAGTATGA
- the LOC103998937 gene encoding endoplasmic reticulum oxidoreductin-1 isoform X1: MDGARNGGGRRRWRWGWVVGALIAVLLATAATSRNSPRNPLSGITSKLCQCTESRKYTGIVEDCCCDYETVDSLNKEVLHPILQDLVTTPFFRYFKVKLWCDCPFWPDDGMCRLRDCSVCECPESEFPEPFKKPLHGLSADDLICQEGKPQATVDRTLDNKIFRGWIEVDNPWTYDDETDNGSASSMLAEMTYVNLQLNPERYTGYTGPSARRIWETIYTENCPKYPSGEFCQEKKVLYKLISGLHSSISVHIASDHLLDETDNLWGENLELLYDRVLKHPERVRNLYFTFLFVLRAVTKAPDYLEQAEYNTGNLEEDLKTQSLVRQLVYNPKLQTACPLPFDEAKLWQGESGPELKQQIQKQFRNISALMDCVGCEKCRLWGKLQILGLGTALKILFSVDHQNYINQQLQLQRNEVIALMNLLNRLSESVKFVHDKGPYAERIVGGKISSPTSKNSL; this comes from the exons ATGGATGGGGCGAGGAATGGCGGTGGCAGGAGGAGGTGGCGGTGGGGTTGGGTCGTTGGGGCGCTGATTGCCGTTCTCCTCGCCACGGCCGCGACCTCCAGGAACTCCCCCAGGAACCCGCTCTCCGGGATCACCAGCAAGCTCTGCCAATGCACC GAGTCGAGGAAGTACACCGGCATTGTGGAGGACTGTTGTTGTGACTACGAAACCGTAGATTCCCTTAATAAGGAAGTGTTACATCCCATACTACAGGATCTTGTCACTACCCCGTTCTTTCGGTATTTTAAG GTCAAATTATGGTGTGACTGCCCATTCTGGCCTGATGATGGTATGTGCCGTCTTCGGGATTGCAGTGTCTGTGAGTGTCCAGAAAGCGAGTTTCCAGAGCCTTTTAAGAAACCTTTACATGGGCTTTCTGCTGATGATCTAATATGTCAAGAGGGAAAACCACAGGCTACTGTTGATCGCACTCTGGATAATAAGATTTTCAGAGGGTGGATTGAAGTCGACAATCCATGGACTTATGATGATGAGACTGATAATGGTAGTGCATCTAGTATGCTTG CTGAGATGACATATGTGAACCTTCAGCTTAATCCTGAGCGCTACACTGGTTACACTGGCCCTTCAGCTAGGCGGATATGGGAAACTATCTATACTGAAAATTGCCCAAAAT ATCCATCAGGAGAATTTTGTCAGGAGAAAAAGGTCTTGTACAAGCTGATTTCAGGATTGCATTCTTCCATCTCGGTTCACATAGCTTCTGATCATCTCCTTGATGAAACTGACAACTTG TGGGGTGAAAATCTTGAGTTGTTGTATGATCGAGTACTGAAGCACCCAGAGCGTGTGAGAAACTTGTACTTCACCTTTTTGTTTGTTCTCCGGGCAGTTACAAAG GCTCCAGATTACTTAGAACAGGCTGAGTATAACACAGGCAACTTAGAAGAAGATCTTAAAACACAATCATTAGTGAGGCAACTAGTCTACAATCCCAAATTACAAACTGCTTGCCCACTGCCATTTGATGAGGCCAAACTCTGGCAAGGTGAGAGTGGGCCTGAACTGAAGCAGCAAATTCAGAAGCAATTCAGAAATATCAG TGCGTTGATGGATTGTGTTGGATGTGAGAAATGCCGCCTTTGGGGGAAACTTCAGATTCTTGGTCTGGGCACAGCTTTGAAGATTCTGTTTTCTGTTGATCACCAAAACTATATTAATCAGCAG CTGCAGCTCCAACGAAATGAAGTAATTGCTCTGATGAACCTTCTAAATAGGCTGTCGGAATCTGTTAAATTTGTCCATGACAAGGGGCCATATGCTGAGAGAATCGTGGGAGGGAAGATTTCTTCTCCTACCAGCAAGAACAGCTTATAG
- the LOC103998937 gene encoding endoplasmic reticulum oxidoreductin-1 isoform X2 produces the protein MDGARNGGGRRRWRWGWVVGALIAVLLATAATSRNSPRNPLSGITSKLCQCTESRKYTGIVEDCCCDYETVDSLNKEVLHPILQDLVTTPFFRYFKVKLWCDCPFWPDDGMCRLRDCSVCECPESEFPEPFKKPLHGLSADDLICQEGKPQATVDRTLDNKIFRGWIEVDNPWTYDDETDNAEMTYVNLQLNPERYTGYTGPSARRIWETIYTENCPKYPSGEFCQEKKVLYKLISGLHSSISVHIASDHLLDETDNLWGENLELLYDRVLKHPERVRNLYFTFLFVLRAVTKAPDYLEQAEYNTGNLEEDLKTQSLVRQLVYNPKLQTACPLPFDEAKLWQGESGPELKQQIQKQFRNISALMDCVGCEKCRLWGKLQILGLGTALKILFSVDHQNYINQQLQLQRNEVIALMNLLNRLSESVKFVHDKGPYAERIVGGKISSPTSKNSL, from the exons ATGGATGGGGCGAGGAATGGCGGTGGCAGGAGGAGGTGGCGGTGGGGTTGGGTCGTTGGGGCGCTGATTGCCGTTCTCCTCGCCACGGCCGCGACCTCCAGGAACTCCCCCAGGAACCCGCTCTCCGGGATCACCAGCAAGCTCTGCCAATGCACC GAGTCGAGGAAGTACACCGGCATTGTGGAGGACTGTTGTTGTGACTACGAAACCGTAGATTCCCTTAATAAGGAAGTGTTACATCCCATACTACAGGATCTTGTCACTACCCCGTTCTTTCGGTATTTTAAG GTCAAATTATGGTGTGACTGCCCATTCTGGCCTGATGATGGTATGTGCCGTCTTCGGGATTGCAGTGTCTGTGAGTGTCCAGAAAGCGAGTTTCCAGAGCCTTTTAAGAAACCTTTACATGGGCTTTCTGCTGATGATCTAATATGTCAAGAGGGAAAACCACAGGCTACTGTTGATCGCACTCTGGATAATAAGATTTTCAGAGGGTGGATTGAAGTCGACAATCCATGGACTTATGATGATGAGACTGATAATG CTGAGATGACATATGTGAACCTTCAGCTTAATCCTGAGCGCTACACTGGTTACACTGGCCCTTCAGCTAGGCGGATATGGGAAACTATCTATACTGAAAATTGCCCAAAAT ATCCATCAGGAGAATTTTGTCAGGAGAAAAAGGTCTTGTACAAGCTGATTTCAGGATTGCATTCTTCCATCTCGGTTCACATAGCTTCTGATCATCTCCTTGATGAAACTGACAACTTG TGGGGTGAAAATCTTGAGTTGTTGTATGATCGAGTACTGAAGCACCCAGAGCGTGTGAGAAACTTGTACTTCACCTTTTTGTTTGTTCTCCGGGCAGTTACAAAG GCTCCAGATTACTTAGAACAGGCTGAGTATAACACAGGCAACTTAGAAGAAGATCTTAAAACACAATCATTAGTGAGGCAACTAGTCTACAATCCCAAATTACAAACTGCTTGCCCACTGCCATTTGATGAGGCCAAACTCTGGCAAGGTGAGAGTGGGCCTGAACTGAAGCAGCAAATTCAGAAGCAATTCAGAAATATCAG TGCGTTGATGGATTGTGTTGGATGTGAGAAATGCCGCCTTTGGGGGAAACTTCAGATTCTTGGTCTGGGCACAGCTTTGAAGATTCTGTTTTCTGTTGATCACCAAAACTATATTAATCAGCAG CTGCAGCTCCAACGAAATGAAGTAATTGCTCTGATGAACCTTCTAAATAGGCTGTCGGAATCTGTTAAATTTGTCCATGACAAGGGGCCATATGCTGAGAGAATCGTGGGAGGGAAGATTTCTTCTCCTACCAGCAAGAACAGCTTATAG